From Myotis daubentonii chromosome 15, mMyoDau2.1, whole genome shotgun sequence, one genomic window encodes:
- the LOC132216328 gene encoding insulin growth factor-like family member 1 translates to MTPRCYILAVWAALCIISLLCSQGAPVSPTGAHLMLCQSHSRCGDRFYDPQQHCCYDDAVVPLSTSRKCGNCTFRICFEQCCPWSFRPQETFVVKVRGQACSFGPFPGDRVCSSVR, encoded by the exons ATGACTCCCCGATGCTACATCCTGG ctgTCTGGGCCGCTCTCTGCATCATCAGCCTCCTCTGTTCACAGGGAGCCCCAG TGTCCCCCACGGGTGCTCACCTGATGCTGTGCCAGTCACACTCAAGATGTGGGGACAGGTTCTACGACCCCCAGCAGCACTGTTGCTATGACGATGCTGTGGTGCCCTTGAGTACTTCCCGGAAGTGTGGAAACTGCACCTTCAGGATCTGCTTTGAGCAGTGCTGTCCCTGGTCATTCAGACCCCAGGAGACCTTCGTGGTAAAAGTGAGAGGCCAAGCGTGTTCCTTCGGCCCATTCCCGGGTGACAGGGTTTGTTCCAG TGTCAGATGA
- the LOC132216695 gene encoding zinc finger protein 256-like, which translates to MAAAARRRPAAVGVTFEDVAMYFSGTEWQLLDEAQRGLYLDVMLENFALISSLGCCCGTRDLEAPIEQNVSVRVSQAKKTKVPLSSQNSHPCESCGPVLRDIFQLVEQQETQHSPKLLRCGACAKPFYFSAKCHQDREQHRRGERLIRGVDRALPARSCTFSVSQTLVTSQKGGHSILTASEQLQPQATHTTVKPSESSGAGVICQNRKNYHTKKECKKVIGCNDTLVPDHAGHAGRQCLVGPESKKGLRRISGFRYQNVLSLEKSYECRECGKSFRRKDNLNEHERIHTGEKPYECGECGLSFSQKWSLNQHQRSHTGEKPYECRECGKSFTYCSGLRGHRSVHTGARPYECSECGKCFTTKSYLHVHQRIHSGEKRYKCSECGKSFTYCSGLRGHQSVHTGARPYECSECGKCFTTKSYLHVHQRIHSGERRYECSECGKSFMCNSKLRYHQRVHTGEKPHECSECGKSFVHSSSLRCHQRVHTGEKPYECNDCGKSFAFSSQLRCHQRVHRTKTL; encoded by the exons GTTGGTGTGACCTTTGAGGATGTTGCTATGTACTTCTCGGGGACAGAATGGCAGCTTCTTgacgaggctcagagaggcctaTACCTCGATGTGATGCTGGAGAATTTTGCTCTCATATCCTCACTGG GTTGCTGCTGTGGAACACGGGATCTGGAGGCACCCATTGAACAGAACGTGTCTGTAAGGGTGTCACAGGCAAAGAAGACCAAAGTACCTTTGTCTTCCCAGAACAGCCACCCCTGTGAGAGTTGTGGTCCGGTCTTACGGGACATTTTCCAGTTGGTTGAGCAGCAGGAAACACAACACAGCCCGAAACTGTTGAGGTGCGGTGCGTGTGCAAAACCATTTTATTTCAGTGCGAAGTGTCACCAGGACCGTGAGCAGCACAGGAGAGGCGAGCGTTTGATAAGAGGTGTGGACAGGGCCTTGCCTGCGAGGAGCTGCACATTCAGTGTGTCCCAGACACTCGTTACCAGTCAGAAGGGTGGACACAGCATCCTTACTGCCTCGGAGCAACTTCAGCCACAGGCTACTCACACCACAGTCAAACCAAGTGAAAGCTCGGGGGCCGGGGTTATATGTCAAAACAGAAAGAATTACCATACCAAGAAGGAATGTAAAAAAGTGATTGGCTGCAATGACACTCTTGTTCCAGACCATGCTGGCCATGCGGGAAGGCAGTGTCTTGTGGGCCCTGAAAGTAAAAAAGGTCTTAGAAGAATCTCTGGTTTTCGGTATCAGAACGTTCTCTCGTTGGAGAAGTCGTACGAGTGccgtgaatgtgggaagtcctttagaAGAAAGGATAACCTGAATGAACACGAGAggattcacactggagaaaagccttatgagtgtggAGAATGTGGGCTGTCCTTCAGCCAGAAGTGGAGCCTGAATCAACACCAAAGgagtcacactggagaaaagccgtaTGAGTGccgtgaatgtgggaaatcttttacctatTGCTCTGGACTCCGCGGTCATCGGTCTGTTCACACTGGAGCAAGGCCGTATGAGTGTAGCGAATGCGGGAAATGTTTTACCACAAAATCCTACCTTCATGTTCATCAGAGAATTCACTCTGGTGAAAAGCGTTAcaagtgcagtgaatgtgggaaatcttttacctatTGCTCTGGACTCCGTGGTCATCAGTCTGTTCACACTGGAGCAAGGCcgtatgagtgcagtgaatgtgggaaatgtttTACCACAAAATCCTACCTTCATGTTCATCAGAGAATTCACTCGGGTGAAAGGCgttatgagtgcagtgaatgtgggaaatcttttatgtGTAACTCGAAACTCcgttatcatcagagagttcacactggagagaagccgcacgagtgcagtgaatgtgggaaatcttttgtCCATAGCTCTAGCCTCCgttgtcatcagagagttcatactggagagaagccgtATGAGTGCAAtgattgtgggaaatcttttgCCTTTAGCTCTCAACTCCgttgtcatcagagagttcacaggACAAAGaccttatga